A single Paenibacillus kribbensis DNA region contains:
- a CDS encoding energy-coupling factor transporter transmembrane component T family protein — MNLSFPHRETWLHRVNPGLKLVMFFLLFVVVIVIHNPNVMLNAACAMLLLLVWSGHPWKRLLLYGSPFILVFISTSTGMMLFGKGVTTWWTWGLIHITQESFYRGMHLGFRALSMAAAGLLFGLTTRPVNLFYSLMQQWRLPPKYAYSFLAAMRLMPIMLEEFQTLRHAHRIRGSRQHVSKWNMYATLRRYAIPLLAQSIRRAQRIAVAMEAKGFVNETRRTYYYVIRYSAVDIMFICYFVVMLTLAWELGIRFPYVEVWDVR; from the coding sequence ATGAACCTGTCTTTTCCCCATCGTGAAACCTGGCTGCATCGTGTTAATCCGGGGCTAAAGCTCGTGATGTTTTTCTTGCTGTTCGTGGTCGTGATTGTCATTCATAATCCGAACGTCATGTTGAATGCAGCGTGTGCTATGCTGCTGCTGCTCGTCTGGTCGGGGCACCCGTGGAAGCGACTGCTGCTGTATGGTTCTCCTTTTATACTGGTGTTTATTTCGACTTCAACAGGCATGATGCTGTTTGGTAAAGGGGTAACGACCTGGTGGACATGGGGCCTGATCCATATTACGCAGGAAAGCTTTTATCGGGGTATGCATTTGGGCTTTCGTGCGCTGAGTATGGCGGCAGCAGGGCTGCTATTTGGTTTGACGACTCGCCCGGTGAATCTTTTTTATTCGCTGATGCAGCAATGGAGACTTCCTCCGAAGTATGCGTACAGCTTTTTGGCAGCCATGCGGCTGATGCCGATTATGCTGGAGGAATTCCAGACATTGAGGCATGCCCATCGCATTCGAGGCTCGCGGCAGCATGTGTCCAAATGGAATATGTATGCCACGCTTCGCAGATATGCGATTCCCCTGCTCGCTCAGAGCATCCGGCGGGCACAGCGTATCGCTGTCGCCATGGAGGCCAAGGGCTTTGTGAACGAAACCAGGCGCACGTATTATTATGTGATCCGTTATTCGGCTGTAGATATTATGTTTATTTGCTATTTTGTGGTGATGCTTACGCTGGCCTGGGAGTTAGGTATCCGCTTTCCTTATGTAGAAGTGTGGGATGTGCGCTAA
- a CDS encoding methionine ABC transporter permease: MNDMLSIIAQYQSEIWKAIGETFIMVGISIAAAVLLGLPAGTILYLCGKGQKYENRLLFTILNSLVNVIRSFPFLLLVVFMIPFTRLVVGTALGTMAATVPLSVVAIAYYSRLVEQSLLEVPKGVIEAATSMGASTLQLVFNFLYVEARSGLVLGLTTSTISFISYSTVMGIVGGGGVGDFAIRYGYQRFETGLMAFTIVVMIIFVQAIQFTGSTISRRIDKR, from the coding sequence ATGAATGACATGCTGAGCATCATTGCACAGTATCAGTCAGAGATATGGAAAGCCATCGGAGAGACGTTTATCATGGTGGGGATTTCCATCGCAGCGGCTGTTCTGCTGGGGCTTCCGGCAGGAACGATTTTGTATTTGTGCGGCAAAGGGCAAAAATATGAAAATCGGCTGTTGTTCACCATACTGAATAGTCTGGTCAATGTCATCCGCTCGTTCCCGTTTTTGCTGCTCGTCGTATTTATGATCCCATTTACACGTCTGGTTGTGGGGACGGCGCTGGGTACGATGGCTGCTACGGTTCCCTTGTCCGTAGTTGCCATTGCCTATTATTCAAGGCTGGTAGAGCAATCGCTGCTGGAGGTGCCCAAGGGTGTGATTGAAGCCGCTACTTCAATGGGCGCGTCTACCCTTCAGCTTGTCTTCAATTTTTTATACGTGGAAGCCCGTTCCGGGCTTGTACTGGGGTTGACCACGTCGACCATCAGCTTCATCTCCTACTCCACGGTGATGGGCATTGTGGGCGGCGGCGGGGTTGGTGATTTTGCCATCCGCTACGGTTACCAGCGGTTCGAAACAGGCTTGATGGCGTTCACCATCGTTGTCATGATCATTTTCGTACAAGCCATCCAGTTCACCGGAAGCACCATATCCCGCCGGATCGACAAGCGGTGA
- a CDS encoding ABC transporter ATP-binding protein, with translation MSRAAEDVVASITRLRLKFPGEQKLLFHNMSLSVRKGEKLLLLGPSGCGKSTLLQVLSGLIPRTIEVPMKCDAAVIPALSGIVFQDPDTQFCMSYADEELAFVLENNQVPREQMPSRIRKLLKQVGLSLDDVHMPIGSMSQGMKQRLAIASVLAMEPEVLFLDEPTALLDEEGTAQVWDAIRHILEDQTLVIVEHKVNEIVHDVDRIVVLSAQGEIIANGDAEEVFHVHRQALSDYGVWYPGVWDEASSPRWREQVMQQNGAGNVDRPSVSAVSAAESALLELERFCGLRGSNPVIQVEQARVKPGDWIGVVGENGAGKSSLLLSMMRLLHTQGRYHVDGVEAGGTEELAERIAFVFQNPELQFVAHTVRKELEYSLPKSLFTAEQRRERVDRILVQFGLERLDERHPYQLSLGQKRRLSIATAMIREPAVLLLDEPTFGQDARNTFVILDMLEELRAAGTAIVMVTHDPEIVRRYCTGTWRVQKGELRHEPVFSPS, from the coding sequence ATGAGTCGGGCAGCCGAGGATGTGGTGGCATCGATCACCCGTCTTCGTTTGAAATTTCCCGGTGAGCAGAAGCTGCTTTTTCATAATATGTCTTTATCCGTCCGTAAAGGGGAAAAGCTACTGCTGCTTGGGCCAAGCGGATGCGGAAAATCAACGCTGCTTCAGGTGCTGAGCGGTCTGATTCCACGTACGATAGAAGTACCTATGAAATGCGATGCTGCCGTAATCCCGGCTCTTTCCGGTATCGTATTTCAAGACCCGGATACGCAGTTTTGCATGTCATATGCAGATGAGGAACTGGCTTTTGTGCTGGAAAATAATCAGGTTCCGCGGGAGCAAATGCCGTCCCGTATTCGCAAGCTGCTCAAGCAGGTCGGACTTTCGCTAGATGATGTACACATGCCTATTGGCAGCATGTCACAGGGAATGAAGCAGCGTCTGGCTATTGCATCTGTGCTGGCGATGGAGCCGGAGGTGCTTTTTCTGGATGAACCCACGGCTCTGCTGGACGAAGAAGGCACCGCACAGGTGTGGGATGCGATTCGCCACATTTTGGAAGACCAGACGCTGGTGATCGTAGAGCATAAAGTGAATGAAATTGTCCATGATGTGGATCGGATTGTAGTGCTTTCTGCTCAAGGAGAGATCATTGCGAACGGGGACGCGGAAGAAGTATTTCATGTGCATCGGCAGGCCTTGTCCGATTACGGTGTATGGTATCCGGGGGTATGGGATGAAGCTTCCTCGCCGCGTTGGAGAGAGCAAGTAATGCAGCAAAATGGGGCGGGTAATGTCGATAGACCCTCCGTCTCGGCCGTCTCGGCGGCTGAATCTGCTTTGCTGGAGCTGGAACGTTTCTGCGGTCTTCGCGGATCAAATCCGGTTATTCAGGTGGAGCAGGCACGGGTGAAGCCGGGTGACTGGATTGGCGTAGTCGGTGAAAACGGGGCGGGTAAAAGCTCGCTGCTGCTTTCCATGATGCGTTTGCTTCACACACAGGGGCGTTATCATGTGGACGGAGTAGAGGCTGGCGGTACGGAAGAGCTGGCAGAGCGTATTGCGTTTGTGTTCCAAAATCCCGAGCTGCAATTTGTAGCGCATACCGTACGCAAGGAATTGGAGTATTCGTTACCCAAAAGCTTGTTTACGGCTGAACAGCGCCGGGAACGGGTTGATCGAATACTGGTACAGTTCGGACTGGAACGGCTGGATGAACGTCATCCGTATCAGCTTTCACTCGGACAAAAGAGACGGCTGAGTATTGCCACGGCTATGATCCGTGAGCCAGCCGTGCTGTTGCTGGATGAGCCGACCTTTGGGCAGGATGCGCGCAATACCTTTGTTATTCTGGACATGCTGGAGGAGCTTAGAGCGGCAGGTACAGCCATAGTGATGGTCACACATGACCCGGAAATCGTTCGTCGGTACTGTACAGGTACATGGCGGGTGCAGAAGGGAGAGCTGCGGCATGAACCTGTCTTTTCCCCATCGTGA
- a CDS encoding WYL domain-containing protein: MSLFEKIFNYQIVSRLDESGAFATTSQERVWLQSMLADSAAAEAFTPATLDKLRSMLADDEPLEADGSLKEKAGSSASSVYHPLLRVLRPILRSRSGICMNYRLRNGRTHERMSGFPYKLEYSMVKKEWSLLWYNRRHRALMSTKLSNIVTVSEEEFSPEEAEKLTQRILGILESRKVQGIIEIIPIYNGEMSRILYAFSCFEKEVEYVQEVDTYRITLTFQADECEYVLSKIRFLGKRVRVVQGARLISRMKETIAKALARYEEEE; encoded by the coding sequence ATGAGCCTGTTCGAGAAAATATTTAACTATCAGATCGTCTCACGACTGGATGAATCGGGCGCTTTTGCCACCACATCGCAGGAAAGGGTCTGGCTCCAATCCATGCTGGCAGACTCAGCGGCGGCAGAGGCTTTTACACCAGCAACGCTGGATAAGCTTCGATCGATGTTGGCAGACGATGAGCCGCTAGAGGCCGATGGGAGCTTGAAGGAAAAGGCAGGCAGCTCTGCTTCCTCCGTCTATCATCCACTCCTGCGTGTATTGCGTCCCATCCTGCGGTCCCGTTCAGGCATCTGTATGAACTACAGACTGCGCAATGGGCGCACGCATGAGCGAATGTCCGGGTTTCCTTACAAGCTGGAATATTCCATGGTCAAGAAAGAATGGAGCCTGCTGTGGTATAACCGCCGACACCGCGCGCTGATGTCCACCAAGCTGTCTAACATCGTAACCGTCTCGGAGGAAGAGTTTTCACCTGAAGAAGCAGAGAAATTGACCCAGCGTATACTCGGTATTCTGGAGTCGCGCAAAGTACAGGGCATCATTGAGATTATTCCTATATACAACGGGGAAATGTCCCGTATTTTATATGCTTTTTCCTGCTTTGAAAAAGAGGTGGAATATGTTCAGGAAGTAGATACCTATCGTATTACGCTCACCTTTCAGGCAGACGAATGTGAATATGTGCTATCCAAAATCCGTTTCCTCGGCAAACGTGTCAGGGTCGTCCAGGGCGCCCGGCTGATTTCCCGCATGAAGGAGACCATCGCCAAAGCGCTCGCGCGGTACGAAGAAGAAGAATAG
- a CDS encoding ECF transporter S component, with protein MNTNVRASKGLKLTDILVTIVISVVFGLVYKIWGPAYDLMKPFGLHAEQLMYGMWFMAGTFAYLIIRKPGVAILAEVAAATVSAFLGSEWGMSTLYYGLLQGLGAELFFAVFLYRNANLWVTSLAAVGAAVASLILDFSYGYIDQLSTWNYVLYIGFRMLGSIVIAGIFAFYLAKALEVTGVTRTLRPATQQDYKGLD; from the coding sequence ATGAATACGAATGTAAGAGCGTCCAAAGGGTTGAAGCTGACAGATATTTTGGTCACGATTGTGATATCCGTTGTGTTCGGGCTGGTCTATAAAATATGGGGGCCTGCCTATGATTTGATGAAGCCATTCGGTCTGCACGCTGAACAACTGATGTATGGCATGTGGTTTATGGCAGGCACGTTCGCTTATCTCATCATTCGCAAGCCGGGGGTTGCGATTTTGGCAGAGGTGGCTGCGGCCACGGTCAGTGCTTTTCTGGGCAGTGAATGGGGTATGTCCACCTTGTACTATGGTTTGCTGCAAGGCTTGGGAGCGGAGCTGTTCTTCGCGGTTTTCCTGTACCGGAACGCCAACCTGTGGGTCACATCACTGGCTGCTGTTGGAGCGGCTGTTGCCTCTCTGATTTTGGACTTCAGCTACGGGTATATTGATCAGCTTTCGACCTGGAACTATGTTTTGTATATTGGATTCCGTATGCTAGGCAGCATTGTGATTGCCGGGATATTCGCATTCTATCTGGCCAAGGCACTGGAGGTAACCGGGGTCACACGAACCTTGAGACCTGCAACGCAGCAGGATTACAAGGGGCTGGATTAA
- a CDS encoding aldo/keto reductase: MKIMPLQKRGISDSRLALGCMPFGGEWSHAPFTQEHIVEAERAVEAARSIGITMFDHADIYRMGKAEEIFGRILKGQPGLREQIVIQSKCGIFLPDGTLPGRFDFSYAHIMESVDGILKRLGTEYLDILLLHRPDPLVEPEEVAEAFSKLKASGKVRHFGVSNMNVSQIRFLERSLTEPLIVNQLEMSLAHLHFVDQTVHVNQQAGTNVHFGEGLLEYCQTEDIQLQAWGPLAQGRFSGGPLDGEPEHVRKTAELVQKLASEKDTTREAIVLGWLMKHPARIQPVIGSANPERIKACQDAERQSELMTREEWYELYVSARGQALP; this comes from the coding sequence ATGAAGATCATGCCTTTACAGAAACGTGGAATCTCAGATAGTCGTTTGGCGCTTGGTTGTATGCCTTTTGGTGGAGAATGGAGTCATGCCCCATTTACGCAGGAGCATATCGTTGAAGCAGAAAGAGCGGTAGAAGCAGCGCGTTCCATCGGAATTACGATGTTCGATCATGCAGACATTTATCGCATGGGAAAAGCGGAAGAAATTTTCGGTCGGATTTTAAAGGGACAACCCGGTTTGCGTGAACAAATCGTAATTCAGTCCAAATGCGGGATTTTCCTGCCGGATGGTACGCTTCCGGGCCGTTTTGACTTCTCATATGCTCATATTATGGAGTCTGTGGACGGCATTCTCAAGCGTCTGGGAACCGAATACTTGGACATCCTGCTGCTGCATCGCCCCGATCCGCTGGTAGAACCGGAAGAAGTAGCAGAGGCATTCAGCAAGCTTAAGGCGTCCGGCAAAGTACGGCACTTTGGTGTTTCCAATATGAATGTAAGCCAGATTCGGTTTTTGGAGCGCAGCCTGACGGAGCCATTGATCGTGAATCAGCTGGAAATGAGCCTGGCACATCTGCATTTTGTAGACCAGACAGTGCATGTGAATCAGCAGGCGGGGACGAATGTGCATTTTGGCGAAGGCTTGCTGGAATATTGCCAAACGGAGGATATTCAGCTTCAAGCGTGGGGACCGCTGGCGCAGGGACGTTTTAGCGGAGGTCCTTTGGACGGAGAGCCGGAGCATGTTCGTAAGACGGCAGAACTAGTGCAAAAGCTGGCTTCTGAAAAAGACACGACACGTGAAGCTATCGTCCTGGGCTGGCTTATGAAGCATCCGGCACGGATTCAGCCCGTCATTGGCAGCGCTAATCCTGAACGAATCAAGGCTTGTCAGGATGCGGAACGTCAGAGCGAGCTGATGACCCGTGAGGAATGGTATGAATTGTACGTCAGCGCGCGTGGACAAGCTTTGCCGTAA
- a CDS encoding nucleotidyltransferase domain-containing protein has protein sequence MTDMEHKHDLIKPDMREKILRELRALEQEEQVRIVYACESGSRAWGFPSQDSDYDVRFIYVRPLEWYLSIFDKRDVIERPISDLLDMNGWDLKKALNLFRKSNPPLLEWLQSPIPYLEQYSVAEQIRAISPLTFSRKSCMYHYLNMAKGNYRDYLQGEQVKIKKYFYVLRPLLACGWIERHNSMPPLEFKTLLEAFIPPDTELYQVIGHLLERKKAGEELDIEPQLSVVNDFIRQQIAYFEQTAPLLQYMEGGRDQQLDDLFRAAVKEVWEA, from the coding sequence ATGACCGATATGGAGCATAAGCACGATTTAATCAAGCCGGACATGCGCGAAAAGATTTTGCGTGAGCTGCGAGCCTTGGAGCAGGAGGAGCAGGTGCGTATTGTATATGCCTGTGAATCAGGCAGTCGGGCATGGGGATTTCCTTCACAGGACAGTGACTATGATGTGCGTTTTATCTATGTAAGGCCGCTGGAATGGTATTTGTCCATTTTTGACAAGCGTGATGTGATTGAGCGGCCGATCAGTGATTTGCTGGATATGAACGGCTGGGATTTGAAAAAGGCGCTCAATTTGTTTCGCAAGTCCAATCCGCCTTTGCTGGAATGGCTGCAATCTCCGATTCCCTATCTGGAACAATATTCAGTCGCTGAGCAGATTCGCGCTATATCGCCGTTAACCTTTTCCCGGAAGTCCTGCATGTATCACTATCTGAATATGGCCAAAGGGAATTACCGGGATTATTTGCAGGGAGAACAGGTGAAGATCAAAAAGTATTTTTATGTGCTGCGCCCGCTGCTGGCCTGCGGTTGGATTGAGCGGCATAATAGCATGCCCCCGCTGGAATTTAAAACGCTGCTGGAGGCATTCATTCCGCCAGATACAGAGCTTTATCAAGTCATCGGGCATTTGCTGGAACGTAAAAAAGCGGGCGAGGAGCTCGATATTGAGCCACAGCTTTCGGTGGTGAATGACTTTATACGACAGCAAATTGCTTATTTCGAACAGACGGCGCCTTTGCTACAGTATATGGAGGGTGGACGTGATCAACAACTGGATGATTTGTTCCGCGCTGCGGTGAAGGAAGTATGGGAAGCATAG
- a CDS encoding MetQ/NlpA family ABC transporter substrate-binding protein produces the protein MSRKNNMKTNLKLITLLAVVMLLVAGCGGQKQASQETPTKEAASQKEVTLKVATLIPPMTDVLDIVKPLLKQDGVNLEIVVLSDNIQPNNALASHEVDANFFQHAPYMQQYNESNKADLVAVKPIYNAIYGAYSKKYKNIKDLPEGATIAIANDPANTGRSLVMMEQNGLIKLKAGVGYNATQADIIENKKKFVFKEVDLLMLARSLDDVDLAAMYPAYAKPLGLTPKKDALITEKDDGHFAINLVARKDNADSDAIQKLAKRMTGPEVRKFFEDNFKESVVPAF, from the coding sequence ATGAGTCGCAAAAACAATATGAAAACAAACCTGAAATTAATCACACTATTGGCTGTCGTTATGCTGTTGGTTGCCGGATGCGGCGGTCAAAAGCAGGCATCGCAAGAAACACCAACGAAAGAAGCGGCTTCCCAAAAAGAAGTGACCCTGAAAGTAGCAACACTGATCCCGCCGATGACGGATGTGCTGGATATCGTGAAACCGTTGCTCAAGCAGGACGGAGTCAATCTGGAAATCGTCGTGCTGTCAGACAATATCCAACCCAACAACGCCTTGGCAAGCCACGAAGTGGATGCTAACTTTTTCCAGCATGCTCCTTATATGCAGCAATATAATGAAAGCAATAAGGCCGATCTGGTAGCGGTAAAACCGATTTACAACGCCATCTACGGCGCGTATTCCAAAAAATACAAGAACATTAAAGACCTGCCCGAAGGCGCGACCATTGCTATTGCCAATGACCCGGCTAATACCGGACGTTCTCTAGTTATGATGGAGCAAAACGGTCTGATCAAGCTTAAAGCAGGTGTAGGCTATAATGCTACACAGGCCGATATTATTGAGAACAAGAAAAAATTTGTGTTTAAAGAAGTGGATCTGTTGATGCTGGCGCGGTCACTGGATGATGTGGACTTGGCTGCCATGTACCCTGCCTATGCCAAGCCGCTGGGTCTGACGCCGAAGAAGGACGCGCTGATTACAGAAAAGGATGATGGTCACTTCGCCATTAATCTGGTAGCACGCAAGGATAACGCGGATTCGGATGCAATTCAAAAGCTGGCGAAACGTATGACCGGACCAGAGGTCCGCAAATTTTTTGAGGATAATTTCAAGGAAAGCGTTGTTCCTGCATTTTAA
- a CDS encoding TatD family hydrolase, which translates to MGMGTPLIDIGVNLMHRSFHADREQVVERASAEGITPLIITGTSVRSSRDASQYAARYPGKLYTTAGLHPHDAKNCSADTIQQLRQLAGQPQVVSIGECGLDYNRDFSPRDVQRRWFGEQIQLAGELNMPLFLHERDAHEDFVAMLREHQGVVDKAVVHCFTGTAQELHNYIEMDLYIGITGWICDERRGKHLRELVRDIPLDRLMIETDAPFLTPRNLPVKPKDGRNEPMYLAHIAATVAECTGRSMREIEIATTETAKRFFGL; encoded by the coding sequence ATGGGTATGGGTACACCATTGATTGATATTGGTGTGAATTTGATGCACCGTTCGTTTCATGCGGATCGGGAGCAGGTGGTAGAGAGAGCGTCAGCCGAAGGGATTACGCCGCTGATTATTACTGGGACAAGTGTCCGCAGTAGCCGAGATGCTTCTCAGTATGCAGCGCGTTATCCAGGCAAGCTGTACACGACGGCTGGCTTGCATCCTCATGATGCCAAAAACTGCAGCGCAGATACGATTCAGCAGCTCCGCCAGCTCGCGGGTCAGCCGCAGGTCGTATCCATAGGGGAATGCGGACTGGACTATAACCGTGATTTTTCTCCACGTGATGTGCAGCGTCGATGGTTTGGGGAGCAAATCCAACTGGCAGGTGAGCTGAATATGCCGTTATTTCTGCATGAACGGGATGCGCATGAGGACTTTGTCGCTATGCTGCGGGAGCATCAGGGGGTGGTGGATAAGGCAGTGGTGCATTGCTTTACTGGAACTGCACAGGAATTGCATAATTATATAGAAATGGATCTGTATATTGGTATTACAGGCTGGATCTGTGACGAACGGCGCGGCAAGCATCTGCGTGAACTGGTCAGGGATATTCCGCTGGACCGTTTGATGATTGAAACGGATGCTCCATTTCTGACCCCGCGTAATCTGCCCGTGAAGCCAAAAGATGGCCGTAATGAGCCCATGTATCTCGCTCACATTGCTGCTACGGTTGCCGAATGCACAGGTCGGAGCATGAGGGAGATCGAAATTGCGACCACGGAGACGGCCAAACGCTTTTTCGGATTATAG
- a CDS encoding methionine ABC transporter ATP-binding protein: protein MITLHQVSKHYITSSGPFHAVQSVSLQVEEGEIHGIIGASGAGKSTLLRLMNVLERPDEGNVIVNGEELTRMPEKRLRESRRSIGMIFQHYHLVHNRTVSGNVAMPLELAGVPKKERAERVRECLQFVGLADKAEQYPAQLSGGQKQRVAIARALANRPAVLLCDEPTSALDPQTTADILGVLREINRELGVTIVIVTHDMDVVRSICTRVSEMRDGHLLSTKRVAGPAVGSTVKAGEVDE, encoded by the coding sequence ATGATTACGCTGCATCAGGTAAGCAAGCATTATATCACCTCAAGCGGCCCATTTCATGCGGTTCAATCCGTGTCCCTTCAAGTGGAGGAAGGGGAAATCCACGGTATCATAGGTGCCAGCGGTGCCGGTAAGTCCACGTTGCTCCGGCTGATGAATGTATTGGAGCGGCCGGATGAGGGGAACGTGATTGTGAATGGGGAAGAGCTGACTCGCATGCCGGAAAAACGTCTCCGTGAATCGCGGCGATCCATCGGGATGATTTTTCAACATTATCATCTCGTTCACAATCGAACGGTTAGTGGAAATGTGGCAATGCCGCTGGAGCTGGCGGGCGTCCCGAAAAAAGAGAGAGCGGAACGCGTGCGTGAATGCCTGCAATTCGTAGGCCTAGCTGATAAGGCAGAGCAGTATCCAGCACAGCTGAGCGGAGGTCAAAAGCAGCGTGTGGCGATTGCCAGAGCACTGGCCAATCGACCTGCGGTGCTGCTTTGTGATGAGCCGACCTCGGCGCTTGATCCGCAGACGACTGCGGATATCCTTGGCGTGCTGCGGGAGATTAACCGAGAGCTGGGGGTTACCATTGTGATCGTAACGCACGATATGGACGTGGTGCGCAGCATTTGTACCCGTGTATCAGAGATGCGGGACGGACATTTGCTTTCAACGAAGCGGGTGGCTGGCCCTGCGGTCGGCTCAACCGTGAAAGCAGGTGAAGTTGATGAATGA
- a CDS encoding helix-turn-helix transcriptional regulator, protein MARESFDKEIQFLRMLTLTSGAYNRQQFADRLGISVHTFDKTIRRLKEIVQSVQQQLPAEQGHDFNELLRFNYYESADPLLLFLFRAKSLKESESLRLALLLTALQSQPLTTMELLDACCDGLPSDNPLPDEKTIRSDLKYLVEVGVVRKEPGGRPYRYAVRNDLVAGLTDEELLDLYDFVDIMANTQLPSVQGFLLRDHLKKAMRRQGGDRDMAEPFLYKYHYYSRILDEAHIHPLLHAIRQRRCVTFLYFSTSKRSMYGSQNTNPLFEKETEGREHTILPLQVIYDHQYGRWYVLGHVGGKGIMKFRLEGMTQLMEGESVPEQRFADLLAVLEEKTRYSWLVDTGRAVKVRVRFYNPEGAKRNFIRERVLSQGQWGTITEEDNESFIYEITVNGITEIKPWIRSFGSSCEVLEPRQLRKEFRQEWKELQAYYEPVRENI, encoded by the coding sequence ATGGCGAGAGAAAGCTTTGACAAAGAAATTCAATTTCTGCGCATGCTGACATTGACCAGCGGCGCTTACAATCGGCAGCAATTTGCAGACAGACTGGGCATTTCGGTACATACCTTCGACAAGACAATTCGGCGGCTCAAGGAAATCGTCCAATCCGTGCAGCAGCAGCTGCCTGCGGAGCAGGGGCACGATTTTAACGAGCTGCTGCGCTTCAATTATTATGAATCCGCTGATCCACTACTGCTATTCCTATTTCGAGCCAAATCGCTCAAGGAATCGGAAAGCCTCCGTTTGGCTTTACTGCTGACAGCACTGCAATCACAGCCCCTGACCACTATGGAGCTGCTGGATGCCTGCTGTGACGGACTGCCATCCGACAATCCACTGCCGGATGAGAAAACAATCCGTTCGGACCTGAAATATCTGGTCGAAGTCGGTGTGGTTCGCAAAGAGCCCGGCGGCAGACCGTACCGCTATGCTGTCCGCAATGATCTGGTCGCAGGGCTGACAGATGAAGAATTACTGGACCTGTATGATTTTGTGGACATTATGGCCAACACCCAGCTTCCCTCCGTGCAGGGATTTCTGCTGCGTGATCATTTAAAAAAAGCGATGCGCCGTCAAGGCGGAGATCGAGATATGGCGGAACCTTTTTTATATAAGTATCACTACTACTCACGCATTCTGGACGAGGCCCATATCCATCCGCTTTTGCATGCCATTCGGCAACGTCGCTGTGTGACTTTTTTATATTTTTCGACATCCAAACGAAGCATGTACGGGTCACAGAATACCAATCCGCTGTTTGAAAAGGAGACAGAAGGCCGTGAACATACCATTCTGCCCTTGCAGGTCATCTATGATCATCAATACGGACGCTGGTATGTGCTGGGTCACGTGGGCGGCAAAGGAATCATGAAGTTCCGTTTGGAGGGCATGACTCAATTAATGGAGGGAGAGTCCGTGCCAGAGCAGCGTTTTGCCGATCTGCTGGCGGTGCTGGAAGAAAAAACGCGGTATAGCTGGCTTGTGGATACTGGACGCGCTGTAAAGGTTCGGGTACGTTTTTATAATCCTGAGGGCGCAAAACGCAACTTTATCCGGGAACGTGTGCTGTCACAAGGACAATGGGGTACGATTACGGAAGAAGATAATGAATCCTTTATCTATGAAATTACGGTGAATGGAATTACCGAGATCAAACCGTGGATTCGCAGCTTCGGGTCAAGCTGTGAAGTATTGGAGCCCCGGCAACTGCGCAAGGAATTCAGGCAGGAATGGAAGGAGCTGCAAGCCTATTATGAGCCTGTTCGAGAAAATATTTAA